A stretch of Camelina sativa cultivar DH55 chromosome 18, Cs, whole genome shotgun sequence DNA encodes these proteins:
- the LOC104762861 gene encoding protein RALF-like 34: MAAQSLNLILILSLLTFVSLPRSESLSDNPSLVLLPDGFDWPIPHADEFDIINGEESFEVTEEEDDDGVDRRSLYWRRKKYYISYGALSANRVPCPPRSGRSYYTHNCYRARGPVHPYRRGCSSITRCRRF; the protein is encoded by the coding sequence ATGGCAGCTCAGTCTCTCAATCTCATCctcattctctctcttctcacctTCGTTTCACTCCCGAGATCTGAATCTCTCTCCGATAACCCATCTCTCGTTCTTCTACCCGACGGATTCGACTGGCCGATCCCTCACGCCGACGAATTCGACATCATCAACGGAGAAGAAAGCTTCGAAGTCACGGAGGAGGAAGACGACGACGGCGTAGATCGGCGGTCGCTGTACTGGCGGAGAAAGAAGTATTACATATCGTACGGTGCATTGTCCGCGAATCGAGTCCCGTGTCCTCCCAGATCTGGGAGATCTTACTACACTCATAACTGCTACAGAGCCAGAGGTCCGGTTCATCCGTACCGCCGTGGATGCTCGTCGATCACTCGATGCCGgagattttag